Proteins from a single region of Carassius gibelio isolate Cgi1373 ecotype wild population from Czech Republic chromosome A5, carGib1.2-hapl.c, whole genome shotgun sequence:
- the LOC128000247 gene encoding survival motor neuron protein 1 isoform X2, with amino-acid sequence MKIVLSSQDGKQSDDSDIWDDTALIKAYDKAVASFKNALKGEDNVTTHKKDFPGKKRKNNKKSKCKKRCNAAPDKEVIMNSWQVGDSCYAFWSEDGNLYAATISSIDQEKGTCVVCYTEYGNEEEQNLSDLLTEASDLDEDTQKTADVKEAESSTEESDRSFTPQQSSEHQKHKSKGRSPMGPPSWVPGFPPGPPPGPHFQKMDGRRSEGPGPVFPGWPPMIPPGPPMIPPPPPMSPDSLEDDEALGSMLISWYMSGYHTGYYLGLKQGRREAAASKKSHRK; translated from the exons ATGAAAATCGTATTATCCAGTCAAGATGGTAAACAG AGCGATGATTCGGACATTTGGGATGATACAGCTTTGATTAAAGCATATGATAAAGCGGTGGCGTCGTTCAAG AATGCATTGAAAGGAGAGGATAATGTGACGACACACAAAAAAGATTTCCCTGGGAAGAAgcggaaaaacaacaaaaagagtaaatgcaaaaaaagatgTAACGCAGCACCTGATAAAGAGGTAATCATGAATAGT TGGCAAGTCGGGGACTCCTGTTATGCATTCTGGTCTGAAGATGGCAACTTGTATGCTGCTACGATTTCCTCAATCGACCAGGAGAAAGGCACCTGTGTGGTCTGTTATACTGAATATGGTAATGAGGAAGAGCAGAACCTCAGTGACCTTCTGACAGAGGCTTCAGATTTGGACGAAGACACTCAAAAAACAGCAGAT GTCAAAGAAGCGGAGTCTTCAACAGAGGAGAGTGATCGATCTTTTACTCCACAGCAGTCATCAGAACATCAGAAGCACAAATCTAAAGGCAGATCTCCCATGGGGCCTCCATCATGGGTTCCTGGTTTCCCACCTGGACCCCCGCCAGGACCTCACTTCCAAAAG ATGGATGGAAGACGATCAGAAGGTCCTGGACCTGTCTTCCCTGGATGGCCTCCCATGATTCCACCCGGTCCCCCA ATGATCCCTCCACCTCCACCAATGAGTCCAGACTCTCTAGAGGATGATGAAGCTTTGGGCAGTATGCTTATTTCCTGGTACATGAGCGGCTATCACACGGGATACTATTTG GGTTTAAAACAAGGTCGTAGAGAGGCTGCTGCATCGAAGAAGTCACATCGGAAATAA
- the LOC128000247 gene encoding survival motor neuron protein 1 isoform X4 yields the protein MKIVLSSQDGKQSDDSDIWDDTALIKAYDKAVASFKNALKGEDNVTTHKKDFPGKKRKNNKKSKCKKRCNAAPDKEWQVGDSCYAFWSEDGNLYAATISSIDQEKGTCVVCYTEYGNEEEQNLSDLLTEASDLDEDTQKTADVKEAESSTEESDRSFTPQQSSEHQKHKSKGRSPMGPPSWVPGFPPGPPPGPHFQKMDGRRSEGPGPVFPGWPPMIPPGPPMIPPPPPMSPDSLEDDEALGSMLISWYMSGYHTGYYLGLKQGRREAAASKKSHRK from the exons ATGAAAATCGTATTATCCAGTCAAGATGGTAAACAG AGCGATGATTCGGACATTTGGGATGATACAGCTTTGATTAAAGCATATGATAAAGCGGTGGCGTCGTTCAAG AATGCATTGAAAGGAGAGGATAATGTGACGACACACAAAAAAGATTTCCCTGGGAAGAAgcggaaaaacaacaaaaagagtaaatgcaaaaaaagatgTAACGCAGCACCTGATAAAGAG TGGCAAGTCGGGGACTCCTGTTATGCATTCTGGTCTGAAGATGGCAACTTGTATGCTGCTACGATTTCCTCAATCGACCAGGAGAAAGGCACCTGTGTGGTCTGTTATACTGAATATGGTAATGAGGAAGAGCAGAACCTCAGTGACCTTCTGACAGAGGCTTCAGATTTGGACGAAGACACTCAAAAAACAGCAGAT GTCAAAGAAGCGGAGTCTTCAACAGAGGAGAGTGATCGATCTTTTACTCCACAGCAGTCATCAGAACATCAGAAGCACAAATCTAAAGGCAGATCTCCCATGGGGCCTCCATCATGGGTTCCTGGTTTCCCACCTGGACCCCCGCCAGGACCTCACTTCCAAAAG ATGGATGGAAGACGATCAGAAGGTCCTGGACCTGTCTTCCCTGGATGGCCTCCCATGATTCCACCCGGTCCCCCA ATGATCCCTCCACCTCCACCAATGAGTCCAGACTCTCTAGAGGATGATGAAGCTTTGGGCAGTATGCTTATTTCCTGGTACATGAGCGGCTATCACACGGGATACTATTTG GGTTTAAAACAAGGTCGTAGAGAGGCTGCTGCATCGAAGAAGTCACATCGGAAATAA
- the LOC128000247 gene encoding survival motor neuron protein 1 isoform X3, whose protein sequence is MANGAEEVIFCRGTGESDDSDIWDDTALIKAYDKAVASFKNALKGEDNVTTHKKDFPGKKRKNNKKSKCKKRCNAAPDKEWQVGDSCYAFWSEDGNLYAATISSIDQEKGTCVVCYTEYGNEEEQNLSDLLTEASDLDEDTQKTADVKEAESSTEESDRSFTPQQSSEHQKHKSKGRSPMGPPSWVPGFPPGPPPGPHFQKMDGRRSEGPGPVFPGWPPMIPPGPPMIPPPPPMSPDSLEDDEALGSMLISWYMSGYHTGYYLGLKQGRREAAASKKSHRK, encoded by the exons ATGGCGAATGGTGCAGAAGAAGTCATATTTTGTCGTGGGACGGGTGAA AGCGATGATTCGGACATTTGGGATGATACAGCTTTGATTAAAGCATATGATAAAGCGGTGGCGTCGTTCAAG AATGCATTGAAAGGAGAGGATAATGTGACGACACACAAAAAAGATTTCCCTGGGAAGAAgcggaaaaacaacaaaaagagtaaatgcaaaaaaagatgTAACGCAGCACCTGATAAAGAG TGGCAAGTCGGGGACTCCTGTTATGCATTCTGGTCTGAAGATGGCAACTTGTATGCTGCTACGATTTCCTCAATCGACCAGGAGAAAGGCACCTGTGTGGTCTGTTATACTGAATATGGTAATGAGGAAGAGCAGAACCTCAGTGACCTTCTGACAGAGGCTTCAGATTTGGACGAAGACACTCAAAAAACAGCAGAT GTCAAAGAAGCGGAGTCTTCAACAGAGGAGAGTGATCGATCTTTTACTCCACAGCAGTCATCAGAACATCAGAAGCACAAATCTAAAGGCAGATCTCCCATGGGGCCTCCATCATGGGTTCCTGGTTTCCCACCTGGACCCCCGCCAGGACCTCACTTCCAAAAG ATGGATGGAAGACGATCAGAAGGTCCTGGACCTGTCTTCCCTGGATGGCCTCCCATGATTCCACCCGGTCCCCCA ATGATCCCTCCACCTCCACCAATGAGTCCAGACTCTCTAGAGGATGATGAAGCTTTGGGCAGTATGCTTATTTCCTGGTACATGAGCGGCTATCACACGGGATACTATTTG GGTTTAAAACAAGGTCGTAGAGAGGCTGCTGCATCGAAGAAGTCACATCGGAAATAA
- the LOC128000247 gene encoding survival motor neuron protein 1 isoform X1 — protein MANGAEEVIFCRGTGESDDSDIWDDTALIKAYDKAVASFKNALKGEDNVTTHKKDFPGKKRKNNKKSKCKKRCNAAPDKEVIMNSWQVGDSCYAFWSEDGNLYAATISSIDQEKGTCVVCYTEYGNEEEQNLSDLLTEASDLDEDTQKTADVKEAESSTEESDRSFTPQQSSEHQKHKSKGRSPMGPPSWVPGFPPGPPPGPHFQKMDGRRSEGPGPVFPGWPPMIPPGPPMIPPPPPMSPDSLEDDEALGSMLISWYMSGYHTGYYLGLKQGRREAAASKKSHRK, from the exons ATGGCGAATGGTGCAGAAGAAGTCATATTTTGTCGTGGGACGGGTGAA AGCGATGATTCGGACATTTGGGATGATACAGCTTTGATTAAAGCATATGATAAAGCGGTGGCGTCGTTCAAG AATGCATTGAAAGGAGAGGATAATGTGACGACACACAAAAAAGATTTCCCTGGGAAGAAgcggaaaaacaacaaaaagagtaaatgcaaaaaaagatgTAACGCAGCACCTGATAAAGAGGTAATCATGAATAGT TGGCAAGTCGGGGACTCCTGTTATGCATTCTGGTCTGAAGATGGCAACTTGTATGCTGCTACGATTTCCTCAATCGACCAGGAGAAAGGCACCTGTGTGGTCTGTTATACTGAATATGGTAATGAGGAAGAGCAGAACCTCAGTGACCTTCTGACAGAGGCTTCAGATTTGGACGAAGACACTCAAAAAACAGCAGAT GTCAAAGAAGCGGAGTCTTCAACAGAGGAGAGTGATCGATCTTTTACTCCACAGCAGTCATCAGAACATCAGAAGCACAAATCTAAAGGCAGATCTCCCATGGGGCCTCCATCATGGGTTCCTGGTTTCCCACCTGGACCCCCGCCAGGACCTCACTTCCAAAAG ATGGATGGAAGACGATCAGAAGGTCCTGGACCTGTCTTCCCTGGATGGCCTCCCATGATTCCACCCGGTCCCCCA ATGATCCCTCCACCTCCACCAATGAGTCCAGACTCTCTAGAGGATGATGAAGCTTTGGGCAGTATGCTTATTTCCTGGTACATGAGCGGCTATCACACGGGATACTATTTG GGTTTAAAACAAGGTCGTAGAGAGGCTGCTGCATCGAAGAAGTCACATCGGAAATAA